The genomic interval AGGCATGTATAGAATAGgtgaaatatattaataagagGCTCACTTGTGCTTTCTCTTTTGGAGGAAGCGCTGCAGCGACGCCTTCCTCGCGATCGGCATGCAtatgctgctgccgccgctgccggagaGCCTCGAGACAGGTGTCGACATGGGCTCCGGCGGGTTGACAGCAACGGCATTGCCGCCACCAGCTGCAGCCACAAGCTGCTGCGTCCGTTGGATCAGCCTCTCGGCTGCCTCCGCCGTGTAGTGCTCGAACACCAGCACCTGTCCGCCATAGACGATGGTCAatggcgccgtcgtcgccgccttctgCACTTCCGGCCTatacacacatgcatacatagGCGAGAACAACTAGGTTTAGTTTAGAATCGACGGGAGGGGTAGAAGGGAAGAAGGCGCATGCTCTTTGCGAAATGTTCACCGTCCTCGTTCTTgggtcgacgacgacggcgatgtgACGCCGCCTGGGAAGAGCTGCATCGTCCGTGCGTCCATCGCCCTTCTCTCCTGTGGCTGAGGCTGCGGCTGCTCCCGCATGTATGGTGGCAGCTCGAGGCTGCGCCCACGC from Oryza brachyantha chromosome 3, ObraRS2, whole genome shotgun sequence carries:
- the LOC102707388 gene encoding protein TIFY 11g-like isoform X2, translated to MDTGGGGGGMFTAATRGRSLELPPYMREQPQPQPQERRAMDARTMQLFPGGVTSPSSSTQERGRPEVQKAATTAPLTIVYGGQVLVFEHYTAEAAERLIQRTQQLVAAAGGGNAVAVNPPEPMSTPVSRLSGSGGSSICMPIARKASLQRFLQKRKHN
- the LOC102707388 gene encoding protein TIFY 11g-like isoform X1; translation: MDTGGGGGGMFTAATRGRSLELPPYMREQPQPQPQERRAMDARTMQLFPGGVTSPSSSTQERGRPEVQKAATTAPLTIVYGGQVLVFEHYTAEAAERLIQRTQQLVAAAGGGNAVAVNPPEPMSTPVSRLSGSGGSSICMPIARKASLQRFLQKRKHKITSR